The following proteins come from a genomic window of Sesamum indicum cultivar Zhongzhi No. 13 linkage group LG10, S_indicum_v1.0, whole genome shotgun sequence:
- the LOC110012712 gene encoding uncharacterized protein LOC110012712, with protein MAPSKLKELKKQLEELLDKGFIRPSISPWGASVLFVKKKDGSMRLCVDYRQLNRIIFKNKYPLPRIDDLLDQLKGATLFSKIDLRSGYWQLQIEEESIPKTAFTTRYDHYEFVVLPFRLTNAPAAFMSLMNKMLQPFLDQFVIVFIDDILIYSSNHKEHEQHLRTILQILREKQLYVNSANNFEKLKKRLTSAPILALPSEDGGYVVFTDASRQGLGCVLMQHGRVIAYASKQLRPHEMNYLTHDLELTAIVHALKIWRHYLYGETFQIFTDHKSLKYIPTQKELNLRQRRWIELLKDYDCTIDYHPEKANIVVDALSRNTVDQLASMICYNIEYLTALRAMDVHFSIGGDILLATIQVKPSLKDKIKDAQARDPNLQKMKAKVQKEKSDQFII; from the exons ATGGCTCCgtcaaaattgaaagaattaaagaagcaGTTAGAAGAGCTATTGGATAAAGGGTTCATCCGGCCTAGTATTTCACCATGGGGAGCATCAGTATTATTCGTAAAGAAGAAGGATGGGAGTATGAGATTATGTGTTGATTATAGACAACTAAACCGAATCATATTCAAGAACAAGTATCCTCTGCCACGGATTGACGATCTGCTTGATCAGCTAAAAGGTGCCACTTTGTtctctaaaattgatttgaggtCAGGGTATTGGCAACTACAGATTGAGGAAGAGTCGATCCCAAAGACTGCTTTCACGACCAGGTATGACCACTATGAATTTGTTGTTCTGCCATTTAGGTTGACCAATGCCCCTGCAGCTTTCATGTCTCTGATGAACAAGATGCTACAACCATTCCTTGATCaatttgtgattgtgtttattgatgatattttgatatattcgaGTAATCACAAGGAACATGAACAACATTTACGAACAATTTTACAGATCTTGAGAGAGAAACAGTTGTACgtaaattcagcaaat AATTTTGAgaagttgaagaagagactcACCTCAGCACCTATCCTTGCTTTGCCTTCGGAAGATGGAGGATATGTGGTATTTACTGACGCTTCACGACAAGGACTTGGTTGTGTTTTGATGCAGCATGGGAGAGTTATAGCTTATGCTTCGAAGCAGTTGAGGCCACATGAAATGAACTATCTGACCCATGATCTGGAGTTAACAGCCATAGTACATGCATTAAAGATTTGGAGGCATTACTTATACGGGGAGacgtttcaaatatttacagatcATAAAAGTCTAAAGTATATCCCAACACAGAAAGAGTTGAATTTGAGGCAAAGAAGGTGGATAGAGCTTTTGAAGGATTATGACTGCACCATTGACTATCATCCCGAAAAGGCAAATATTGTAGTAGATGCTTTGAGTAGAAATACAGTGGACCAACTTGCGAGTATGATCTGCTATAACATCGAGTATTTGACTGCCCTTAGAGCTATGGATGTACACTTTAGCATTGGTGGTGATATTCTACTGGCTACGATACAAGTGAAGCCCTCCctcaaggataaaattaaagatgcaCAGGCTAGAGATCCAAATCTGCAGAAGATGAAAGCTAAggtgcaaaaagaaaaaagcgatcaatttataatctaa